A part of Bacteroidota bacterium genomic DNA contains:
- a CDS encoding PAS domain S-box protein, producing the protein MHRLLQRQIKKYYKENNPSPEFIALMDDISASYLSFDEDYKRLERILELSSQELFKANNIVNKEKDQIREELAESYKKYEEFDKAVTSSFCVSTTDVTGTILSVNQKFCKASGYSEKELVGKNHNILSSGYHTKKFWQQLWSTLRKGEIWNGEICNRRKNGEIYWEATNIIPFYNSHGDLYQLMAIKVDVTERKTAEEEIKRLSLVAQKTNNAIILIDTKGIATWANPAFERITGFSVEELVGKDPGELLRGSEPYTSLTIDAVTKLYQSIQEGVSFEGEIHGFKKSGQGYWAALNTTPMYDDDGILTGFIVIQSDISEKKRTDEELRVSEERWKYALSGNDDGVWDYNLVSGELFVSDSWKQMLGYQVSDPSPVMPDAWNIVHPDDRERALNLFEAYLSGKVENYRSEYRLQCKNGSYKWILDRGKIIQSTDGDGNPRSRFIGTHTDITAIKEAEEKEKIASLIVQNSPSILVRWKPNFKLNIEYITENISQLGYDAQEWIQSKVAFTDFVHPDDVKPTIQKVLQSFKEKVVRVSLRFRMRDSEGKYHWIDSDNSIEWDAKQSRAIHFQGIITDITEKVEAEQKLTESETRFRLLVQNSNDITTIIDAQGRTVYESPSFYRTFNYTEEDVIGKSIFEFIHPDDVQKAQYELAKGMERGGISDPIEFRLRHRNGSWVDVESIGSNLLNTPGINGIVINSRDITERKVAEENNKRLQDFYEVILNRIPTDIVVFDNKHRYLFVNEAAIRDPEKRAFIIGKDDYDYCEKYGRDKAVAHSRRAIFNKVAYNKQQIEFEEAIETPKGRIWVLRRMSPLLNDEGELVNMIGFGLDITERKMAEERLKESQERLSLAINAAKLGIWDWNLETGALLWDKEMYSLFNLNPNDFGGDYDAFEKTLHPEDKQRVFDGVQDTISGKQGDYADTFKVLGGGGEIKYVAAISKLYRNAIGKPIRMIGVNFDVTESKLAEQRILKSQMELEEAQHIARVGSWEIDMKTREVMWSKEMRTIHEVDEYFVPTLANVHLFYTEETREAIIEAVKVALHHKTPFDIESQVITAKGNLLDVKTKGVPVIEDGRVPYLKGVFQDISKEKEAERRLKEYTGDLERINKELDQFAYIVSHDLKAPLRAINNLSMWIEEDLEGKLEGETAHQFQLLRGRVSRLEDLINGILSYSRAGRIKVTPSKVDTEVLVNSIIEMLSPPPQYKITMHGKFPVLNTERIALEQVFSNLISNAIKYNGSNPEPVIDISCEDDGAWYKFGVGDNGQGIEPEYHEKIFVIFQTLEARDKVEGTGVGLAIVKKIVEEKDGRVWVESAKGQGAHFYFTWPKA; encoded by the coding sequence ATGCACAGGTTATTGCAACGGCAGATTAAGAAGTATTACAAAGAGAATAACCCGAGCCCGGAGTTTATCGCCTTAATGGACGATATAAGTGCCTCTTATCTGAGTTTTGATGAGGACTATAAAAGGCTGGAGCGTATTCTTGAGCTTAGTTCGCAAGAGCTGTTTAAGGCCAATAATATTGTAAACAAAGAGAAAGACCAGATTAGGGAAGAGCTGGCCGAATCGTATAAAAAATATGAAGAGTTTGATAAGGCCGTTACCTCAAGCTTTTGTGTAAGCACTACCGATGTTACGGGTACTATTTTATCAGTAAACCAAAAGTTTTGCAAGGCTTCAGGCTATAGTGAAAAGGAACTTGTAGGCAAAAATCACAACATACTTTCATCGGGTTATCACACCAAAAAATTTTGGCAGCAACTATGGAGCACCCTTAGAAAAGGGGAGATATGGAACGGTGAAATATGCAACCGCCGGAAAAACGGTGAGATTTATTGGGAGGCTACCAATATTATCCCCTTTTACAATTCGCACGGCGATTTGTACCAGTTGATGGCTATTAAGGTAGATGTTACCGAGCGTAAGACAGCCGAAGAAGAAATTAAGCGGTTGAGCTTGGTGGCACAAAAAACCAACAACGCCATCATACTTATTGATACCAAAGGCATAGCCACATGGGCAAATCCTGCTTTTGAGCGTATTACAGGGTTTAGTGTAGAAGAGTTGGTTGGTAAAGACCCCGGTGAACTGCTGCGAGGCTCCGAACCTTATACCTCGCTTACTATTGATGCGGTTACAAAGCTATATCAGTCGATACAGGAAGGAGTGTCGTTTGAAGGAGAGATACACGGCTTTAAAAAATCGGGTCAGGGGTATTGGGCAGCGCTAAATACTACCCCGATGTATGACGATGACGGAATACTAACCGGTTTTATTGTTATTCAAAGTGATATAAGTGAAAAGAAACGAACGGATGAAGAGCTGCGGGTGAGTGAAGAACGCTGGAAATATGCGTTGAGCGGAAATGATGACGGTGTTTGGGATTATAACTTGGTTTCGGGAGAGTTGTTTGTATCGGATAGTTGGAAACAAATGCTGGGGTATCAAGTCTCAGACCCTTCGCCTGTAATGCCCGATGCGTGGAACATTGTGCACCCTGATGACAGGGAAAGGGCGTTGAATTTGTTTGAGGCATATTTGAGCGGAAAAGTAGAAAACTACCGTAGCGAGTACAGATTGCAATGCAAAAATGGCAGCTATAAGTGGATATTAGACAGAGGCAAGATTATACAAAGCACGGATGGAGATGGCAACCCGCGCAGCCGATTTATTGGAACACATACCGATATTACTGCCATTAAAGAGGCCGAAGAGAAAGAAAAAATCGCCTCACTGATTGTTCAAAACAGCCCGTCGATATTGGTGCGCTGGAAACCCAACTTTAAGCTGAATATTGAATACATCACCGAAAATATTTCGCAATTGGGATACGATGCCCAAGAGTGGATTCAGAGTAAAGTAGCCTTTACTGATTTTGTGCACCCCGACGATGTGAAACCCACCATCCAAAAGGTGTTGCAATCATTTAAAGAAAAAGTCGTGAGGGTGAGCCTGCGGTTTAGGATGCGTGATAGCGAAGGCAAGTACCATTGGATTGACTCTGACAACAGCATTGAGTGGGATGCAAAACAGTCGAGGGCAATACACTTTCAAGGGATTATTACCGATATAACAGAAAAAGTAGAAGCTGAACAGAAACTTACCGAAAGTGAAACGCGTTTCAGGCTGTTGGTGCAAAACAGTAATGATATAACAACCATTATAGATGCCCAAGGCCGTACGGTATACGAAAGCCCCTCGTTTTACAGAACCTTTAACTATACCGAGGAGGATGTAATAGGCAAAAGCATTTTTGAATTTATACACCCCGACGATGTACAGAAAGCTCAATACGAGCTTGCAAAAGGCATGGAACGCGGCGGAATATCAGACCCTATTGAGTTTAGGCTGAGACACCGCAACGGTAGTTGGGTAGATGTAGAAAGCATAGGAAGCAACCTGCTTAATACCCCCGGTATAAACGGTATTGTTATCAACTCGCGGGATATTACCGAGCGCAAAGTGGCTGAAGAGAATAATAAGCGACTGCAAGATTTTTACGAAGTAATACTGAACCGCATACCTACTGATATTGTGGTGTTTGACAATAAACACCGCTACTTATTTGTGAACGAGGCGGCCATACGCGACCCTGAAAAGAGAGCGTTTATCATTGGTAAAGATGATTATGATTATTGTGAGAAATATGGCCGTGATAAAGCCGTAGCCCACAGCCGCAGAGCCATATTTAATAAAGTTGCATACAACAAACAACAAATAGAATTTGAAGAAGCGATAGAAACCCCTAAAGGCCGTATTTGGGTGTTAAGACGTATGTCGCCGTTGCTGAACGATGAAGGCGAGTTGGTAAACATGATTGGATTTGGGTTGGATATTACCGAGCGCAAAATGGCCGAAGAACGCTTGAAGGAAAGTCAAGAACGTTTATCACTGGCAATAAACGCTGCAAAACTGGGTATTTGGGATTGGAATTTAGAAACAGGGGCATTGTTGTGGGATAAAGAAATGTACTCGCTATTTAATCTTAACCCTAATGATTTTGGCGGAGATTACGATGCCTTTGAAAAAACTCTTCATCCGGAGGATAAGCAACGTGTTTTTGACGGGGTGCAGGATACAATAAGCGGTAAACAGGGCGATTATGCCGATACATTTAAGGTATTGGGCGGTGGTGGCGAGATTAAATACGTAGCCGCCATCTCTAAACTGTACAGAAACGCAATCGGAAAACCTATCCGTATGATTGGGGTGAATTTTGATGTGACAGAGAGTAAACTGGCCGAGCAGCGGATATTAAAATCGCAAATGGAGTTAGAGGAAGCCCAGCACATAGCCCGCGTGGGAAGCTGGGAAATAGACATGAAAACCCGTGAGGTGATGTGGAGCAAGGAAATGCGAACCATACACGAGGTTGACGAGTATTTTGTTCCCACACTCGCCAACGTACACTTATTTTATACCGAGGAAACCCGTGAAGCCATTATAGAGGCGGTGAAAGTTGCCCTGCATCATAAAACGCCGTTTGACATCGAATCGCAAGTAATAACGGCAAAAGGTAATCTTCTGGATGTGAAAACTAAAGGTGTGCCTGTGATTGAAGACGGACGTGTACCTTACTTGAAAGGCGTGTTTCAGGACATTAGTAAAGAAAAAGAGGCCGAGCGCAGGTTGAAAGAATACACAGGTGATTTGGAGCGCATTAATAAGGAGCTTGACCAGTTTGCATACATTGTATCGCACGATTTGAAAGCTCCGTTGCGCGCTATAAACAACCTTAGTATGTGGATTGAGGAAGACCTTGAAGGTAAACTTGAGGGTGAAACCGCACACCAATTCCAACTACTACGCGGACGCGTAAGCAGGCTTGAAGATTTGATTAACGGTATCTTAAGTTATTCTCGTGCAGGGCGTATAAAAGTTACCCCTTCAAAAGTGGATACAGAGGTGCTGGTAAACAGTATTATCGAGATGCTTTCGCCACCGCCTCAATACAAGATTACTATGCACGGCAAATTTCCGGTACTTAATACTGAGCGGATTGCCCTTGAGCAAGTATTCTCAAACCTTATTAGCAATGCCATTAAATACAATGGCAGCAACCCCGAACCGGTGATTGATATTTCGTGTGAAGATGATGGTGCATGGTATAAGTTTGGCGTAGGGGATAACGGGCAAGGTATTGAACCCGAATACCACGAAAAGATATTTGTGATTTTCCAAACCCTTGAAGCCCGTGATAAAGTAGAGGGAACAGGGGTAGGGCTTGCCATTGTGAAAAAGATTGTTGAAGAGAAAGACGGCAGGGTATGGGTAGAATCTGCCAAAGGCCAAGGCGCACACTTTTACTTTACTTGGCCTAAAGCGTAA
- a CDS encoding ATP-binding protein: MHVERQLLAQMEQRLKGNKAIILLGPRQVGKTTLINQLAEKSGEETLWLNGDEADVREALTNTTSAKLRALIGKNTLVIIDEAQRVENIGLCLKLITDNIKGVKVIASGSSSFDLANKINEPLTGRKWEFTLFPLSYNEMCQHHGLLDENRLLEHRLVYGYYPDVVTNPGDEQEILKQLSDSYLYKDILTWENIQKPERLEKLVQALAFQVGSEVSYNELGQQTGLDNETVERYIHLLEKAFIVFRLPSFSRNLRNELKKSRKIYFYDNGLRNAVIKQFNALAFRNDVGALWENFLVTERMKTLEYQRVFANRYFWRTHAQQEIDYIEERGGQLHAYEFKWNAKAKVRMPKAFGEAYPEHTFAVVNKKSMVDFLST; the protein is encoded by the coding sequence ATGCACGTTGAAAGACAACTGCTTGCCCAAATGGAGCAACGCCTGAAAGGTAATAAAGCCATCATACTACTTGGCCCAAGACAAGTTGGGAAAACTACACTTATTAACCAATTGGCTGAAAAAAGCGGCGAGGAAACACTTTGGCTAAACGGAGACGAAGCCGATGTGCGTGAAGCTCTTACCAATACCACATCGGCCAAGTTGCGCGCTTTGATTGGAAAAAACACGCTGGTAATTATTGACGAAGCCCAACGGGTTGAAAATATAGGTTTGTGCCTGAAACTGATAACCGACAACATTAAGGGAGTAAAAGTGATTGCTTCCGGCTCTTCGTCGTTTGATTTGGCAAATAAGATTAATGAGCCGCTAACGGGGCGTAAGTGGGAGTTTACCTTGTTTCCCCTCTCATACAACGAGATGTGCCAACACCACGGTTTACTTGATGAAAACCGATTGCTTGAACACAGACTGGTATACGGTTATTACCCTGACGTGGTAACCAATCCGGGTGATGAGCAGGAAATACTGAAACAATTAAGCGATAGCTACTTATACAAGGATATTCTTACTTGGGAAAACATCCAAAAACCTGAAAGACTTGAAAAACTGGTACAGGCACTTGCTTTTCAAGTAGGGAGCGAAGTTTCGTACAATGAACTGGGACAGCAAACCGGGCTGGATAACGAAACAGTTGAAAGGTATATCCACCTGCTTGAAAAAGCGTTTATTGTTTTCCGCCTGCCCTCTTTCAGTCGTAACCTGAGGAACGAATTAAAGAAAAGCCGTAAAATTTATTTTTACGACAATGGCTTGCGCAATGCTGTTATTAAGCAGTTTAATGCCTTGGCCTTTAGAAATGATGTGGGAGCCTTGTGGGAAAACTTTTTGGTAACTGAACGCATGAAAACGCTTGAATACCAACGGGTATTTGCCAATCGATATTTTTGGCGTACCCACGCCCAACAAGAAATTGACTATATTGAAGAAAGGGGCGGGCAACTGCACGCTTATGAATTTAAGTGGAATGCAAAGGCCAAAGTACGGATGCCAAAGGCATTTGGCGAAGCATACCCCGAACATACCTTTGCCGTAGTAAACAAAAAAAGTATGGTTGATTTTTTATCAACCTGA
- the purH gene encoding bifunctional phosphoribosylaminoimidazolecarboxamide formyltransferase/IMP cyclohydrolase, with protein sequence MDKKIKSALVSVYHKDHLDELIKTLHANGVTFYSTGGTQAFIEGLGMPVVPVEELTAYPSILGGRVKTLHPKVFGGILARRDNAEDMKTLGEYAIPEIDLVIVDLYPFEETLKNTDNEAEIIEKIDIGGVSLIRAAAKNFKDTIVIADKAEYTKLTEVLKAKSGATSIDDRRYFAKQAFARTSQYDTAIGNYFAGVTDTHLRYGENPHQKAFFRGNLDEVFTQLHGKEISYNNLNDVDSALYLLNEFEGPTFVIIKHTNPCGLATDANLTQAWHKALAADPTSAFGGIIACNRTVDAATATEINNLFFEVLIAPAFDADALEILKQKKNRVLLQLKSIPAQEMVHKTLLNGSIYQDADNKVVTEADFTYPTNRKPTTQEVADMLFADKIVKHTKSNTIVLAKDNQLLGIGCGQTSRVDALKNAIAKAGEFGLSLQGASMGSDAFFPFPDCVEIADKAGIVSVIQPGGSIKDELSINYCNEHNMAMVFTGIRHFKH encoded by the coding sequence ATGGACAAAAAAATCAAATCGGCGTTAGTATCTGTATATCACAAAGACCATCTTGACGAGCTAATCAAAACACTTCATGCCAACGGAGTAACGTTTTACTCAACCGGCGGAACACAAGCATTTATCGAAGGTTTGGGAATGCCTGTGGTTCCTGTAGAAGAGTTAACCGCGTACCCTTCAATATTGGGCGGTCGTGTAAAAACCCTTCACCCCAAAGTGTTTGGCGGTATTTTGGCTCGCAGGGATAACGCCGAGGATATGAAAACCTTGGGCGAATATGCAATACCTGAGATTGATTTAGTAATTGTTGACCTTTATCCTTTTGAAGAGACCCTGAAAAACACCGATAACGAGGCGGAGATTATTGAGAAGATTGATATTGGCGGAGTTTCATTGATACGCGCAGCGGCCAAAAACTTTAAAGACACCATTGTAATTGCTGATAAGGCTGAATATACTAAGCTGACCGAAGTATTAAAGGCTAAAAGTGGTGCTACCAGTATAGACGACCGTCGTTATTTTGCTAAGCAAGCATTTGCCCGTACCTCGCAATACGATACTGCTATCGGTAATTACTTTGCAGGGGTAACGGATACGCACTTGCGTTATGGCGAAAACCCCCACCAAAAGGCGTTTTTCCGTGGAAATTTGGACGAAGTATTTACCCAATTGCACGGTAAAGAAATATCGTATAACAACCTGAACGACGTTGATAGTGCCCTATACCTGTTGAATGAGTTTGAAGGCCCCACGTTTGTTATTATTAAACACACCAACCCTTGCGGATTGGCAACCGATGCAAACCTTACCCAAGCATGGCACAAAGCCCTTGCTGCTGACCCTACCAGTGCGTTTGGCGGTATAATAGCCTGCAACCGTACGGTAGATGCTGCAACAGCTACTGAAATTAATAACCTGTTTTTTGAGGTGTTGATTGCCCCTGCCTTTGATGCAGATGCGCTTGAAATATTAAAACAAAAGAAAAACCGTGTGTTGTTGCAGTTGAAGAGTATTCCTGCACAAGAGATGGTGCATAAAACCTTGTTGAACGGCAGCATTTACCAAGATGCTGACAACAAAGTAGTAACCGAAGCCGATTTTACCTATCCAACCAACCGCAAACCTACTACACAAGAGGTGGCAGATATGTTGTTTGCCGATAAGATTGTGAAGCACACCAAATCTAACACCATTGTGTTGGCTAAAGACAACCAGTTGTTGGGCATTGGTTGCGGACAAACTTCTCGCGTGGATGCGTTGAAAAATGCCATTGCCAAAGCGGGTGAATTTGGTTTATCGCTGCAAGGTGCTTCGATGGGCTCGGATGCGTTTTTCCCTTTCCCTGATTGTGTGGAGATTGCCGACAAAGCAGGTATTGTGAGCGTGATACAACCCGGCGGCTCTATTAAAGATGAGTTGAGTATAAACTACTGCAACGAGCACAACATGGCGATGGTGTTTACCGGCATCCGCCACTTTAAACACTAA
- a CDS encoding DUF2167 domain-containing protein yields MKKLLLLFSLLWLIAPQLKAVNEEPDSLSTENAELLDALKVLDSAQRLKYQTGTVTIGDGLATINVPKGFKYLDPEQTEFVLHKLWNNPPGGGYLGMLLLENADLLDSASWVFTIQYDAIGYVSDKDANEVDYEELLADMKKESEEENKTRVQLGYEAMHFMGWASTPYYDENKKILHWAKEFSVDETSTNTLNYNVRILGRKGVLVLNAIAAMPQLEDVKKNIDPLTNAVEFSAGNKYSDFNPDVDEVAAWTIGGLVAGKVLAKAGLFAGLAKFGKVIILGLIALGAGAVKLFRGKKNKETATDGNTTA; encoded by the coding sequence ATGAAAAAACTTTTACTTCTTTTTAGTCTATTGTGGCTTATTGCCCCCCAATTAAAAGCCGTTAACGAAGAGCCGGACAGTCTTTCAACAGAAAATGCTGAATTGCTTGATGCCCTTAAAGTGCTTGATTCTGCCCAACGCTTAAAATACCAAACCGGAACCGTTACCATTGGTGATGGACTGGCCACTATTAATGTTCCCAAAGGTTTTAAGTATTTAGACCCTGAACAAACTGAGTTTGTGTTGCACAAACTATGGAACAACCCTCCCGGCGGCGGCTATTTGGGGATGTTGTTACTTGAGAATGCTGATTTATTAGATTCAGCCTCGTGGGTGTTTACCATACAATACGACGCTATTGGCTACGTGAGCGATAAGGATGCTAACGAGGTTGATTATGAAGAGCTGCTGGCCGACATGAAAAAAGAGTCAGAAGAAGAAAATAAAACCCGTGTGCAATTGGGTTATGAAGCCATGCATTTTATGGGCTGGGCATCAACCCCGTATTACGACGAAAACAAAAAGATATTACACTGGGCTAAAGAATTTAGCGTTGATGAAACCTCAACCAATACCCTCAACTACAATGTTCGCATATTAGGCCGCAAAGGTGTTTTGGTTTTAAATGCCATTGCTGCAATGCCACAGCTTGAGGATGTAAAAAAGAACATCGACCCGCTTACAAATGCTGTAGAGTTTAGCGCAGGCAATAAATACAGTGATTTTAACCCCGATGTGGACGAAGTGGCTGCATGGACTATAGGCGGCTTGGTAGCAGGTAAAGTGCTTGCAAAAGCGGGTTTATTTGCCGGATTAGCAAAATTTGGCAAAGTAATCATCTTAGGCTTGATTGCCTTGGGTGCCGGAGCTGTTAAGCTGTTTAGGGGTAAGAAAAATAAAGAAACTGCTACCGACGGTAATACCACCGCATAA
- a CDS encoding serine hydrolase — MKLLKGFIKWFLIALIIFNVGVLVTGNAHLYKALSRTYFIGRTGPSIDDYTAFENRDVKTGTPQPWPFAANYNKTPLKDADKKYHESIGTVAYLVIHNDSIVHESYWDGYGENSYSNSFSVAKSVVSMLVGCAIGDGLIKDENEPAVKYLPEFKETLGDKITIRHLLTMSSGIGFDESYGNPFGMMAKAYYGKGVKELVGDYKPATEPGKQFDYMGGNTLLLGFIVEKVTGKKLGDYAAEKIWQPIGAQNPAKWTIDAKDGDERSYCCFYTNARDFARLGKLYKDSGRWNGKQLIPQEFVLNSVKPASDVMDGTQPLKIYGYQWWCMQYQNRPLFYARGIKGQYILVDYATNTIVVRLGHRREGKNIDGHPSETFRCLEMAEYLK, encoded by the coding sequence ATGAAATTGCTCAAAGGTTTTATTAAATGGTTTTTAATCGCATTGATAATATTCAATGTAGGGGTACTGGTTACAGGCAATGCACATTTGTACAAAGCACTGTCGCGTACCTATTTTATCGGGCGCACAGGCCCCTCCATTGATGATTATACAGCGTTTGAAAATCGTGATGTAAAAACGGGTACCCCGCAGCCGTGGCCTTTTGCAGCCAACTACAATAAAACTCCGCTGAAAGATGCGGACAAGAAATACCACGAGAGTATTGGTACAGTAGCCTATTTGGTGATACACAACGATAGTATTGTACACGAAAGCTATTGGGACGGTTATGGTGAAAACTCATACTCAAATTCATTTTCCGTAGCTAAAAGTGTGGTTTCTATGTTAGTGGGATGTGCCATTGGGGACGGTTTGATAAAAGATGAAAACGAACCCGCCGTGAAATACCTGCCCGAGTTTAAAGAAACATTGGGCGATAAAATCACTATCCGGCACTTGCTTACCATGAGCTCAGGCATTGGCTTTGACGAGAGCTACGGAAACCCCTTCGGGATGATGGCAAAAGCCTATTACGGAAAAGGGGTAAAAGAACTGGTAGGCGACTACAAACCTGCCACTGAACCGGGCAAACAGTTTGATTATATGGGAGGAAATACCCTACTGTTGGGCTTTATTGTAGAAAAAGTAACCGGAAAAAAATTGGGTGATTATGCCGCTGAAAAGATATGGCAACCCATTGGTGCGCAAAACCCTGCCAAATGGACGATTGATGCCAAAGACGGTGATGAACGTTCGTACTGCTGCTTTTACACCAATGCCCGCGATTTTGCCCGATTAGGTAAATTATATAAAGACAGTGGCCGCTGGAACGGTAAACAACTGATACCCCAAGAGTTTGTGCTAAACTCGGTAAAGCCTGCTTCTGATGTGATGGACGGTACTCAACCCCTCAAAATTTACGGCTACCAATGGTGGTGTATGCAATACCAAAACCGCCCGTTGTTTTATGCAAGGGGTATTAAAGGCCAATATATTTTGGTGGATTATGCCACCAACACTATTGTAGTAAGGCTTGGACACAGGCGCGAAGGTAAAAACATTGACGGTCATCCATCAGAAACCTTCCGCTGCCTTGAAATGGCCGAATACCTTAAATAA
- a CDS encoding glycosyltransferase family 39 protein: MILALLSNARKYLLFITLLHAVFFVLALYKGNIQLPDSGDYIWQAKNFEATGSFYANDPTQPIKIDYYSKRPPLYGLFIWGVTSIFGSLYAVLLLQNIISIFCSWLVYKLLRDDFGIEKPALWAGILWVLFPNQLLYANMVMSETLLQAFLTGAFYCFLRYLKTNKQYWIIGNTALLILALLTKPVMLYFWVISLVVLLIFAIKNRHYFLPLTVVLLPLVAYWWSGVNYQETGYRHYSSITHVNLKDYNTKYFLFAKYGSEYGDSVIVVIDSAVAKKGSYAQQCEYIKDTCKQILLSDVPAYGKFHARGMLNFMADPGRYDYVSFFNIPQTDGLGLLHYISKGDIGELKRFIKTQPIALIIVLLLQMIANVLILLMCVVFVFIKTPLWPKIYLLVMAGYIWFLTGPIGSARFKVPVYPLLVVAVVVAIYNCKPLIHKIKIGKNKA, translated from the coding sequence ATAATACTTGCACTGTTGAGTAATGCCCGAAAATACCTGCTGTTTATAACCTTACTGCATGCGGTATTTTTTGTATTGGCCTTGTACAAGGGTAACATACAGCTACCTGATAGCGGTGATTATATATGGCAGGCAAAAAACTTTGAAGCTACGGGTAGTTTTTACGCCAACGACCCAACCCAGCCTATAAAAATTGATTATTACAGTAAACGTCCGCCTTTGTACGGGCTATTTATTTGGGGAGTAACTAGTATTTTCGGGTCGTTGTATGCCGTGCTGTTGTTGCAAAATATCATCAGTATTTTTTGTTCATGGCTGGTATATAAATTATTACGGGATGATTTTGGAATAGAAAAGCCTGCTTTGTGGGCAGGAATTTTATGGGTGCTATTTCCTAATCAACTGTTATACGCCAACATGGTGATGAGCGAAACCTTGTTGCAGGCATTTTTAACAGGTGCTTTTTATTGCTTTTTACGCTATTTAAAAACCAACAAACAATATTGGATAATAGGTAATACAGCATTGCTAATATTGGCATTGCTTACCAAACCCGTAATGCTGTATTTTTGGGTAATTAGCTTGGTCGTACTTTTAATTTTTGCGATTAAAAACAGGCATTATTTTTTGCCGTTAACAGTAGTGTTGCTACCATTGGTAGCCTATTGGTGGAGCGGGGTAAACTATCAAGAAACAGGGTACAGGCATTATTCATCCATCACCCATGTTAATTTAAAAGATTATAACACTAAATATTTTTTGTTTGCCAAGTATGGTAGTGAGTACGGCGATAGTGTAATTGTGGTAATTGATTCAGCCGTAGCAAAAAAGGGCAGTTATGCGCAACAATGCGAATACATTAAAGATACCTGCAAACAAATATTACTAAGTGATGTGCCTGCTTATGGCAAGTTTCATGCAAGAGGGATGCTTAATTTTATGGCCGACCCCGGCAGGTACGATTACGTTAGTTTTTTTAATATCCCGCAAACAGATGGTTTAGGGCTGTTGCACTACATCAGCAAAGGAGATATAGGTGAACTGAAACGGTTTATTAAAACCCAGCCTATTGCCTTAATAATTGTACTGCTGCTGCAAATGATAGCAAACGTGTTGATATTGCTAATGTGTGTGGTGTTTGTATTTATCAAAACCCCATTGTGGCCAAAAATATACTTATTGGTTATGGCAGGGTATATTTGGTTTCTTACAGGGCCTATAGGCAGTGCAAGGTTTAAAGTACCTGTTTACCCGTTGCTGGTGGTTGCGGTAGTAGTAGCAATTTATAATTGCAAGCCGCTAATTCATAAAATCAAAATCGGCAAGAATAAGGCCTAA
- a CDS encoding inositol monophosphatase — translation MNYEKLCREAIEVVQEAGAFIRKEFTSFDRTATEEKSLNQLVSYVDVTAEKILVEGLDQLIEDCGFITEENTIAQTEGHKYRWVVDPLDGTTNFIHGIPVFSVSVGLLEKDKLVMGIVYEVCKDECFYAWKDSAAYLNGTEIKVSPVSALKDSLLATGFPYYEFDGMDGYVNSLRHYMKSTRGLRRMGSAAIDLAYTAVGRFEGFFEMGLSPWDVAAGAFIVQQAGGKVVDFSGKGNYLFGKEIVACCPGVYKEFYGVIKDNFKK, via the coding sequence ATGAATTATGAAAAGTTGTGCCGTGAGGCTATTGAGGTAGTGCAGGAGGCAGGAGCTTTTATCCGCAAGGAGTTTACAAGCTTTGACCGCACGGCTACTGAGGAAAAAAGCCTGAACCAATTGGTGAGTTATGTGGATGTGACAGCTGAAAAGATACTTGTTGAGGGGTTGGACCAATTGATAGAAGACTGCGGATTTATTACTGAAGAGAATACGATAGCCCAAACCGAAGGGCACAAATACCGTTGGGTGGTTGACCCGCTTGACGGAACTACAAATTTTATTCACGGTATCCCTGTGTTTTCAGTGAGTGTGGGACTGCTTGAGAAAGACAAGTTGGTGATGGGGATTGTGTATGAGGTGTGCAAGGATGAGTGTTTTTATGCGTGGAAAGATTCTGCGGCATATCTAAACGGTACTGAGATTAAAGTATCGCCTGTATCGGCGTTGAAAGACTCGTTGTTGGCTACAGGCTTCCCTTATTATGAGTTTGATGGTATGGACGGCTATGTGAATAGTTTGCGCCATTATATGAAATCTACACGCGGTTTGCGTCGTATGGGTAGTGCCGCTATTGATTTAGCTTACACTGCTGTGGGCCGTTTTGAAGGGTTTTTCGAGATGGGGCTTAGTCCTTGGGATGTGGCTGCGGGCGCATTTATTGTGCAGCAGGCGGGGGGCAAAGTGGTTGATTTTTCAGGCAAGGGAAATTATCTTTTCGGGAAAGAAATTGTGGCCTGTTGCCCCGGAGTTTATAAAGAGTTTTACGGTGTAATTAAGGATAATTTCAAAAAATAA